The Williamsia sp. DF01-3 genome has a window encoding:
- the helR gene encoding RNA polymerase recycling motor ATPase HelR, which yields MKPLSTSVFDLPHHLARKAAPVLIAHDEHHFTEVARSLEESISNLRDRIDAERKAPGGEGRAAMDRDMEVHRLTARLRTLRRFGVDLCLGHMVGADGSEPVYVGRLGLTDSSGRQLMVDWRSPVAEPFFGATHADSMGLTRRRRYRWSSEKITDYWDEVFTMEGQVVADSERSAALDDQSAFIASLGQNRSAKMRDVLGTIAADQDAIIRGGSRGALVVDGGPGTGKTVVALHRTAYLLYSDPRLGHQRGGVLFVGPHEPYLAYVADVLPSLGEEGVRTCTLRDLVPEGAKAKVEADPAVARLKASADLVNAVEVAVRFYEKPPAKGMTVETDWSEIWLSAEDWAAAFRSPDRGTPHNEAREAIMEELIEILIDRYRGDVGTDQVRKSLRQNDDLRAALNRAWPMVDAADLVGDLWSVPAYLRMCAPWLDAEEVAALHRPDPRAWTVSDLPLLDAARHRLGDPKAASRIRRRRAALRAEHERRSGVVDDLIASDDSELRVMSMLRGHDLSRALVDDTDRLDDSSDPHAGPFAHIVVDEAQELTDAEWQMLLLRCPSRSFTIVGDRAQARHGFTVTDPGSSEIRMESWRERLERVGLDRIDVATLGINYRTPEEVMTEAEPVIRAVVPDANVPKSVRSSGFPVEHRSVTDLDRIIELGPIVDLWLAENPDGTVCVIDDDEVDTSRFGEPARVRWLTPQLSKGLEFDLVVLIDPESFGVGVEGAVDRYVAMTRATQRLVVLTGS from the coding sequence TTGAAACCGTTGTCCACCAGTGTTTTCGACCTGCCCCACCACCTGGCACGCAAAGCCGCCCCGGTACTGATCGCGCACGATGAGCACCATTTCACCGAGGTCGCGAGGAGTTTGGAAGAGTCGATATCGAACCTGCGGGATCGCATCGACGCTGAACGGAAGGCGCCGGGAGGCGAGGGCCGGGCGGCCATGGATCGGGACATGGAGGTGCACCGGCTCACTGCACGTCTGCGCACCCTGCGGCGGTTCGGCGTGGACCTGTGTCTCGGGCACATGGTGGGCGCGGACGGTTCGGAACCGGTGTATGTCGGGCGATTGGGACTGACGGACAGCTCTGGGCGGCAACTGATGGTCGACTGGCGCTCCCCTGTCGCCGAGCCGTTTTTCGGTGCCACCCATGCCGATTCGATGGGCCTGACCCGACGCCGTCGCTACCGATGGTCCAGCGAGAAGATCACCGACTACTGGGATGAGGTCTTCACCATGGAAGGTCAGGTGGTCGCAGACTCCGAACGCAGCGCAGCGCTCGATGACCAGTCGGCGTTCATCGCAAGTCTGGGACAGAACCGGTCTGCCAAGATGCGCGACGTCCTGGGCACGATCGCGGCGGATCAAGACGCCATCATCCGCGGCGGATCGCGCGGCGCACTCGTCGTCGACGGCGGGCCGGGCACCGGCAAAACCGTTGTCGCACTGCACCGAACCGCCTACCTCCTCTACTCTGACCCGCGCCTGGGCCATCAACGGGGCGGCGTGCTCTTCGTCGGCCCACACGAGCCCTACCTGGCTTACGTCGCCGATGTCCTTCCCAGTCTCGGAGAAGAAGGAGTGCGGACATGCACCTTGAGAGACCTTGTGCCGGAGGGTGCGAAGGCGAAGGTCGAAGCCGACCCCGCGGTGGCGCGACTCAAGGCATCGGCGGACCTGGTGAACGCCGTCGAGGTGGCCGTCCGATTCTATGAGAAACCGCCGGCAAAGGGCATGACCGTCGAGACCGACTGGAGCGAGATCTGGCTGAGCGCCGAGGACTGGGCGGCGGCCTTCCGGTCACCGGACCGCGGCACACCCCACAACGAGGCACGCGAGGCGATCATGGAGGAACTGATCGAGATCCTGATCGACAGGTACCGGGGTGACGTCGGAACCGATCAGGTTCGAAAGTCGCTGCGGCAGAATGACGATCTGCGCGCCGCGCTGAATCGGGCCTGGCCGATGGTGGACGCCGCCGACCTCGTCGGGGATCTGTGGTCTGTTCCCGCCTACCTCCGCATGTGCGCGCCCTGGCTCGATGCCGAGGAGGTCGCCGCACTGCACCGTCCTGACCCCCGGGCGTGGACTGTCTCCGACCTGCCTCTTCTCGACGCCGCCCGACACCGACTGGGCGACCCGAAGGCCGCCTCACGCATCCGCCGCCGACGTGCAGCCCTGCGGGCCGAACACGAACGCAGATCCGGGGTGGTCGACGACCTCATCGCATCCGACGACTCCGAACTGCGCGTGATGTCGATGTTGCGCGGCCACGACCTGAGCCGGGCTCTGGTCGACGACACCGACCGGCTGGACGACTCGAGCGATCCCCACGCGGGCCCGTTTGCCCACATCGTCGTCGACGAAGCACAGGAGTTGACCGACGCCGAATGGCAGATGTTGTTGCTACGTTGCCCTTCTCGTAGTTTCACCATCGTCGGCGACCGCGCGCAGGCACGGCACGGCTTCACGGTGACCGACCCTGGATCGTCCGAGATTCGGATGGAGTCCTGGCGGGAAAGACTCGAACGCGTCGGACTCGACCGCATCGATGTCGCGACGCTCGGTATCAACTACCGCACCCCCGAAGAGGTGATGACCGAGGCCGAACCCGTCATCCGGGCCGTCGTGCCCGATGCCAACGTGCCGAAGTCGGTCCGGAGCAGCGGCTTCCCGGTGGAACACCGATCCGTCACCGACCTCGACCGCATCATCGAGCTCGGCCCAATCGTTGACCTCTGGCTGGCCGAGAACCCGGACGGCACGGTCTGTGTCATCGACGACGACGAGGTGGACACAAGCAGATTCGGGGAGCCTGCACGCGTCCGATGGTTGACGCCACAGCTGTCGAAGGGGCTCGAGTTCGATCTGGTCGTCCTGATCGACCCGGAGTCGTTCGGTGTCGGTGTCGAGGGCGCAGTGGATCGCTACGTCGCGATGACCCGCGCGACGCAGCGACTGGTGGTGCTCACCGGTTCGTGA
- a CDS encoding sterol carrier family protein — protein sequence MPSRKPVDPAAMRAAVALIEPWLTDPAAAEPTRAELADAVRTSARTLAQVAPGSSVEVRVPPFVAVQCIEGPRHTRGTPPNVVETNSRTWLLLVTGQLGLVDAIDSGMVTASGSRAREIDHWLPLV from the coding sequence GTGCCTTCTCGTAAGCCGGTCGACCCGGCAGCCATGCGTGCCGCGGTGGCGCTGATCGAACCGTGGCTGACCGATCCCGCCGCCGCCGAGCCGACACGGGCCGAACTGGCCGATGCCGTGCGAACCTCTGCCCGCACCCTCGCTCAGGTCGCACCTGGTTCGTCGGTCGAGGTGCGGGTTCCCCCGTTCGTCGCGGTGCAGTGCATCGAGGGACCTCGGCACACCCGGGGCACGCCGCCGAACGTGGTGGAAACAAATTCGCGCACGTGGCTGTTGTTGGTGACGGGACAGCTCGGACTCGTCGACGCAATCGACTCGGGGATGGTCACCGCATCGGGGAGTCGCGCCAGGGAGATCGATCACTGGCTACCGCTCGTCTAG
- the purF gene encoding amidophosphoribosyltransferase has protein sequence MTELSINSKNLLDADEPENEPREECGVFGVWAPGEDVAKLTYYGLYALQHRGQEAAGIAVADGSQVLVFKDLGLVSQVFDEQTLGAMQGHVAIGHCRYSTTGSTTWENSQPIFRTTAAGTGVALGHNGNLVNTSDLASKARDFGLMDSRRAGGATSDSDVVGALLAHGAADSTIEQAAMELLPTLRGAFCLTFMDEHTLYAARDPHGVRPLCLGRLDRGWVVASETAALDIVGASYVREIEPGELLAIDADGVRSSRFAEATPKGCVFEYVYLARPDSVINGRSVHTTRVEIGRRLAREFPAEGDLVIPVPESGTPAAVGYAQESGIPYGQGLMKNAYVGRTFIQPSQTIRQLGIRLKLNPLKEVIRGKRLVVVDDSIVRGNTQRALIRMLREAGAAEVHVRIASSPVRWPCFYGIDFASPAELIANGTDSEEHLVEGVRHAIGADSLGYISTDEMIAATEQSADNLCAACFTGEYPIELPKETSMGKAVLETMLKNAATGTEVLADNDNVSAIRRP, from the coding sequence GTGACCGAGCTGTCGATCAACAGCAAGAACCTGTTAGACGCCGACGAGCCTGAGAACGAGCCACGCGAAGAATGTGGCGTGTTCGGTGTCTGGGCACCCGGTGAAGATGTTGCAAAGCTCACCTATTACGGCTTGTATGCCTTGCAACACAGAGGCCAGGAGGCTGCGGGCATCGCCGTGGCCGACGGCTCGCAGGTCTTGGTGTTCAAAGACCTGGGGCTCGTCTCGCAGGTGTTCGACGAGCAGACCCTCGGCGCCATGCAGGGCCACGTGGCCATCGGCCACTGCCGCTACAGCACCACCGGATCCACCACCTGGGAAAACTCCCAGCCCATCTTCCGTACCACCGCCGCAGGCACAGGCGTGGCGCTCGGTCACAACGGAAACCTCGTCAACACCTCCGACCTGGCAAGCAAGGCCCGTGATTTCGGGTTGATGGATTCGCGGCGCGCCGGCGGCGCCACCTCGGATTCGGACGTCGTCGGGGCGCTGCTGGCCCATGGCGCGGCGGACTCGACCATCGAGCAGGCCGCGATGGAGTTGCTCCCGACCCTTCGGGGTGCGTTCTGCCTGACCTTCATGGACGAGCACACGCTGTACGCGGCGCGCGATCCTCACGGCGTCCGGCCACTGTGCCTCGGTCGTCTCGACCGCGGATGGGTGGTGGCGTCCGAGACCGCAGCCCTCGACATCGTCGGCGCGTCCTACGTCCGTGAGATCGAGCCGGGCGAACTGCTCGCCATCGACGCCGACGGCGTCCGCAGCTCGCGCTTCGCCGAGGCCACGCCCAAGGGTTGCGTGTTCGAATACGTCTACCTCGCCCGGCCCGACAGTGTCATCAACGGACGCTCGGTGCACACCACCCGGGTGGAGATCGGTCGCCGGCTGGCGCGCGAGTTCCCGGCCGAGGGCGACCTCGTCATCCCCGTACCCGAATCGGGCACACCTGCCGCGGTCGGATACGCCCAGGAGTCGGGGATCCCCTACGGCCAGGGGCTGATGAAAAACGCCTACGTGGGTCGTACCTTCATCCAGCCGTCACAGACCATCCGTCAGCTGGGCATCCGGCTCAAACTCAACCCTCTCAAAGAGGTCATCCGCGGGAAGCGGCTTGTGGTCGTGGACGATTCGATCGTCCGCGGTAACACGCAGCGCGCGTTGATCCGAATGCTCCGCGAGGCAGGCGCGGCCGAGGTGCACGTGCGCATCGCATCGAGCCCCGTGCGCTGGCCATGCTTCTACGGCATCGACTTCGCATCGCCCGCCGAACTCATCGCCAACGGCACGGACTCCGAAGAACATCTCGTGGAAGGCGTCCGGCACGCCATCGGGGCAGACTCCCTCGGCTACATCAGTACCGACGAGATGATCGCCGCCACCGAGCAGTCCGCCGACAACCTCTGCGCCGCATGCTTCACCGGGGAGTACCCGATCGAGCTGCCCAAGGAGACATCCATGGGCAAGGCGGTTCTCGAGACGATGCTCAAGAATGCCGCGACGGGCACCGAGGTGCTCGCCGACAACGACAACGTGAGTGCGATCCGCCGGCCCTAG
- the purM gene encoding phosphoribosylformylglycinamidine cyclo-ligase, translated as MTDNEPSNASYAAAGVDIDAGERAVELFAPHAKRTLRPEVMGGLGGFAGLFKLKGGYREPVLASSTDGVGTKIAVAQAMGKHDTLGRDLVAMVVDDLVVCGAEPLFLQDYIAVGKVVPEVVAELVKGIADGCVEAGCALLGGETAEHPGLMAEGDYDLSATGVGIVEADAVLSPDRVRPGDVVIAMGSSGLHSNGYSLARKVLLEWGHMDLGGHVEEFERTLGEELLEPTRIYAKDCLALAAETDVRTFSHVTGGGLADNLARVIPSGLVAELDRGTWSPAPIFQMIAQRGRVERTEMERTFNMGVGMVAVVAPEDTDRALAVLTARHLDCWVLGSIKKSHTTSPGDHKKKTGVAELMGEHPRF; from the coding sequence ATGACCGACAACGAGCCCAGCAACGCCTCATATGCTGCGGCGGGAGTGGACATCGATGCCGGTGAGCGAGCAGTGGAGCTGTTCGCCCCGCATGCAAAGCGCACGCTGCGTCCCGAGGTCATGGGTGGACTCGGAGGCTTTGCCGGCCTGTTCAAGCTCAAGGGCGGCTACCGCGAGCCGGTTCTCGCGTCGTCCACCGACGGTGTGGGAACAAAGATCGCCGTGGCACAGGCCATGGGCAAGCACGACACGCTCGGCCGCGACCTCGTGGCGATGGTGGTCGACGACCTCGTCGTCTGCGGTGCCGAACCGCTGTTCCTCCAGGACTACATCGCCGTCGGCAAGGTTGTCCCCGAGGTCGTCGCAGAGTTGGTCAAGGGAATCGCCGATGGTTGCGTCGAGGCCGGGTGCGCGCTGCTCGGCGGCGAGACGGCCGAACACCCGGGTTTGATGGCAGAGGGCGACTACGACCTGTCAGCCACCGGCGTGGGCATCGTCGAGGCCGACGCAGTGCTCTCGCCGGACCGCGTGCGGCCCGGTGACGTCGTGATCGCAATGGGCAGCAGCGGCCTGCACTCGAACGGATACTCGCTGGCGCGCAAGGTGTTGCTCGAGTGGGGCCACATGGACCTCGGCGGGCACGTCGAAGAGTTCGAGCGCACCCTCGGCGAAGAGTTGCTGGAGCCCACTCGTATCTACGCCAAGGACTGCCTTGCCCTGGCTGCGGAGACCGACGTCCGGACGTTCTCACACGTCACCGGGGGCGGATTGGCCGACAACCTGGCCCGGGTCATCCCCAGTGGCCTGGTCGCAGAACTCGACCGCGGCACCTGGTCGCCGGCACCGATCTTCCAGATGATCGCCCAGCGCGGACGCGTGGAACGTACCGAGATGGAACGGACCTTCAACATGGGCGTCGGGATGGTCGCCGTGGTGGCGCCCGAAGACACCGACCGCGCATTGGCCGTCCTGACTGCTCGCCACCTTGATTGCTGGGTGCTGGGATCGATCAAGAAGTCCCACACGACAAGCCCGGGGGATCACAAGAAGAAGACCGGGGTTGCCGAGCTGATGGGCGAACACCCGCGGTTCTAG
- a CDS encoding DUF3073 domain-containing protein, with the protein MGRGRAKAKQTKVARELKYSSPNTDFDSLQRELSGGDSAEPNDGFTDDRWSDEESWRRA; encoded by the coding sequence ATGGGCCGCGGCCGGGCGAAGGCGAAGCAAACTAAAGTTGCTCGTGAACTTAAGTACAGCTCACCGAACACCGACTTCGACAGCTTGCAGCGAGAGCTGTCGGGTGGCGATTCCGCTGAACCGAACGATGGGTTCACGGACGATCGGTGGTCCGATGAGGAGAGTTGGCGGCGAGCCTGA
- a CDS encoding MOSC domain-containing protein translates to MAEGTVLAVCAVHEEHRLAGGVGISAIDKRAIDGPVDVNENGLDIDHVRDIKHHGGLDQAVYAYSEDEAQRWATELDRELPYGWFGENLRIAGVATTDAVIGERWKVGDTLELEVTIARTPCRTFADWAQEENWIKRFNAQADVGCYLRVVQPGAVTAGDVVRVISRPDHGVLVRHLITGPDRDALVELLAADSLPPKVVRDAERWLRKKSR, encoded by the coding sequence TTGGCCGAGGGCACGGTGCTGGCCGTGTGCGCCGTGCACGAGGAGCATCGCCTGGCGGGTGGTGTCGGGATCAGCGCCATCGACAAGCGGGCGATCGACGGTCCGGTGGACGTGAACGAGAACGGCCTCGACATCGACCATGTCCGCGACATCAAACACCACGGCGGACTCGATCAGGCTGTTTACGCCTACAGCGAAGACGAGGCCCAGCGATGGGCAACGGAACTGGATCGAGAGCTGCCGTACGGATGGTTCGGCGAGAACCTCCGGATCGCAGGCGTAGCCACGACCGATGCGGTGATCGGAGAGCGCTGGAAGGTCGGTGACACTCTCGAACTGGAGGTCACGATTGCGCGTACCCCCTGCCGCACCTTCGCCGACTGGGCGCAGGAGGAGAACTGGATCAAGCGCTTCAACGCCCAGGCCGACGTGGGCTGTTATCTCCGCGTGGTCCAGCCGGGTGCCGTGACAGCGGGTGATGTGGTCAGGGTCATTTCCCGGCCGGATCACGGGGTTCTGGTCCGGCATCTGATCACCGGCCCTGACCGTGATGCTTTGGTAGAACTGCTGGCCGCCGACAGTCTTCCGCCGAAGGTCGTGCGGGACGCAGAGCGGTGGCTTCGCAAGAAGAGCAGGTAA
- a CDS encoding folate-binding protein YgfZ, which yields MTVLLDSLRASGAVGGPENSPDEAVAWHFGDPFGEQRAATTSAVVIDRSHRSVIALTGDERLSWLNTISSQFVTDLADGRSAENLSLDGNGRIEDHFIQTDLDGTTWIDTEAHRGEPLAAFLTKMIFWAKVEVATRPDMAVLSLLGPQTRAGAVAQLLGVPPTASVYDAGPLADGGFWRVMPALGEHASVEAIDLVIPADQLITWWSSLTAVGVRPAGSWAHEALRVAALRPRLGIDTDDRAIPHEVNWIGSPDEMGAVHLNKGCYRGQETVARVHNLGKPPRQLLLLHLDGSADSRPVTGDPVTAGGRAVGRIGTVVEHFEYGPIALALVKRGVPADTALETGGTTAAIDPSSVPADDRVQAGRAAIEKLRGR from the coding sequence GTGACTGTTTTGTTGGATTCATTACGCGCCTCAGGCGCAGTCGGTGGCCCGGAAAATTCCCCAGACGAAGCAGTGGCGTGGCACTTCGGTGACCCTTTCGGTGAGCAACGTGCTGCGACCACCTCGGCGGTGGTGATCGACCGTTCGCATCGCAGCGTCATCGCCCTCACCGGCGACGAGCGGCTCAGCTGGCTCAACACCATCTCCAGTCAGTTCGTCACCGACCTCGCGGACGGACGCAGCGCGGAGAACCTCAGCCTCGACGGGAACGGCCGGATCGAAGATCACTTCATCCAGACCGACCTCGACGGCACCACGTGGATCGACACCGAGGCGCATCGCGGCGAGCCGTTGGCCGCGTTCCTGACGAAGATGATCTTCTGGGCAAAGGTCGAGGTCGCCACGCGCCCGGACATGGCGGTACTGAGCCTGCTGGGGCCGCAAACCCGTGCAGGTGCCGTCGCACAGTTGCTCGGCGTACCCCCGACGGCATCGGTCTACGACGCCGGGCCGTTGGCCGACGGCGGGTTCTGGCGGGTGATGCCGGCTCTCGGTGAGCATGCCTCCGTCGAGGCCATCGACCTGGTCATCCCGGCCGACCAGCTGATCACGTGGTGGTCGAGCCTGACCGCGGTCGGCGTGCGCCCTGCAGGTTCGTGGGCTCACGAAGCTCTTCGGGTCGCCGCTCTGCGACCCCGACTGGGCATCGACACCGATGACCGCGCGATCCCTCATGAAGTGAACTGGATCGGGTCGCCGGATGAGATGGGTGCGGTGCACCTGAACAAGGGGTGTTACCGGGGGCAGGAGACCGTTGCCCGCGTGCACAATCTCGGCAAGCCTCCCCGGCAACTGCTCCTGCTCCACCTCGACGGCAGTGCCGACAGCCGCCCAGTCACCGGTGATCCCGTCACCGCGGGTGGACGCGCGGTCGGTCGGATCGGCACCGTTGTCGAACACTTCGAGTACGGGCCGATCGCGCTCGCTTTGGTCAAGCGGGGTGTGCCTGCCGACACAGCCCTCGAGACCGGCGGGACGACCGCGGCCATCGATCCCTCTTCGGTCCCGGCTGATGACCGGGTGCAGGCCGGACGGGCTGCAATCGAGAAGTTGAGGGGCAGATGA
- a CDS encoding aminodeoxychorismate lyase, with translation MAQPILVTVDGAVLDPDVPILHADDLAAVRGDGIFETLLVRDGRARVVDLHLQRLSRSAKALDLPAPDEEKWAEAIATGARVWAEANGNAEGLMRLVYSRGRESAPVDAAPPRARDETGLTREANAATEYLTVGPVAERAAKVRENGVKVITAPRGYSVDLAAVAPWQLLGAKTLSYATNMAALRYAAEQGADDVIYTSSEGYVLESPRSTVIVVEGKRLITPPPEIGILGGTTQQALFAQGEKDGWETEVHALRPADLICADSVWLVSSITLATRVIELNGYSMATPVRPQDFSALVDRAID, from the coding sequence ATGGCTCAACCGATCTTGGTGACTGTCGACGGCGCGGTACTCGACCCCGACGTGCCGATCCTGCATGCGGACGACCTTGCTGCGGTCCGAGGCGACGGGATCTTCGAAACCCTCCTCGTTCGTGATGGGCGGGCTCGCGTGGTCGATCTGCATCTGCAGCGGCTCTCGCGCAGCGCCAAGGCGCTCGATCTGCCTGCTCCCGACGAAGAGAAATGGGCCGAGGCGATCGCGACTGGTGCCAGGGTCTGGGCGGAGGCCAACGGCAACGCCGAGGGGCTCATGCGGCTGGTCTACTCACGCGGACGGGAGTCGGCGCCCGTCGACGCCGCGCCTCCGCGGGCCCGCGACGAGACCGGGCTCACCCGTGAGGCGAACGCGGCCACCGAATATCTGACAGTCGGGCCGGTCGCCGAACGGGCTGCGAAGGTCCGTGAGAACGGGGTGAAGGTCATCACCGCTCCCCGTGGATACTCGGTCGATCTCGCCGCGGTGGCCCCGTGGCAATTGCTCGGCGCCAAAACCCTCAGCTATGCCACGAACATGGCTGCGCTGCGGTACGCCGCCGAGCAAGGCGCCGACGACGTCATCTACACCAGCAGCGAGGGCTATGTGCTCGAGAGCCCGCGGTCGACGGTCATCGTGGTCGAGGGCAAACGGTTGATCACACCGCCACCCGAGATCGGCATCCTCGGCGGCACCACCCAGCAGGCCCTGTTCGCCCAAGGCGAGAAGGACGGTTGGGAGACTGAGGTTCACGCCCTGCGTCCGGCAGACCTCATCTGTGCCGACTCGGTGTGGTTGGTGTCCAGCATCACGTTGGCCACCCGCGTCATCGAGCTCAACGGTTACTCGATGGCGACTCCTGTTCGCCCACAGGACTTTTCAGCTTTGGTAGACCGAGCAATCGACTGA
- a CDS encoding cytochrome ubiquinol oxidase subunit I yields MDALDVSRWQFGITTVYHFILVPLTIGLAPMVAVMQTVWVVTGREQWYRATKFFGKLLLINFALGVATGIVQEFQFGMNWSEYSRFVGDVFGGPLALEGLVAFFMESTFLGLWIFGWDRLPKKIHLLTIWMVAIGVNASAWFIVAANSWMQHPVGAQWNEEKQRPELKSLWDVMTNSTTLAAFPHTIAGAFLTAGTFVAGIGCWWMVRNMRQAKRSEGAEAGRLEADARTLYRPVTRLALWVMIVSGVALAITGDAQAKLMFEQQPMKMASAESLCETESGASFSILAIGTQNNCESVTHLIEVPKALSFLADYDFNSTLQGVEDLQAQHEANFGPGNYKPNLFVTYWAFRAMIGWALGSAALALLALWFTRGGRIPDSKRFGTFAIWMIPTPFLANSSGWIFTEMGRQPWMVAPNPTGLSQVHLTVQEGVSRHSGYLVLTSLIIFTLLYGVLGLIWFTLLRKYTREGPQPSDSGPPVGGSGNDGDGSGRDDDDADDVKQLSFAY; encoded by the coding sequence ATGGACGCTCTTGACGTCTCGCGGTGGCAGTTCGGGATCACCACCGTCTATCACTTCATCCTGGTACCGCTGACGATCGGACTCGCTCCGATGGTTGCGGTGATGCAGACCGTGTGGGTCGTCACCGGCCGCGAGCAGTGGTATCGCGCCACCAAGTTCTTCGGGAAGTTGCTGCTGATCAACTTCGCCCTCGGCGTCGCCACCGGCATCGTCCAGGAGTTCCAATTCGGGATGAACTGGAGCGAGTACAGCAGATTTGTCGGGGACGTGTTCGGCGGCCCGCTGGCGCTCGAAGGCCTCGTCGCCTTCTTCATGGAGTCGACCTTCCTGGGTCTCTGGATCTTCGGCTGGGATCGCCTGCCCAAGAAGATCCATCTGCTGACGATCTGGATGGTTGCCATCGGCGTCAACGCGTCCGCGTGGTTCATCGTCGCTGCGAACTCGTGGATGCAGCACCCGGTAGGGGCGCAGTGGAACGAGGAAAAGCAGCGTCCAGAGCTCAAGAGCCTGTGGGACGTGATGACCAACAGCACCACGTTGGCGGCTTTCCCGCACACCATCGCCGGCGCGTTCCTCACCGCCGGCACCTTCGTCGCGGGGATCGGCTGCTGGTGGATGGTGCGAAACATGCGGCAGGCCAAGCGGTCCGAAGGCGCCGAGGCGGGCCGACTGGAGGCCGATGCGCGGACGCTGTACCGCCCGGTGACCCGCTTGGCCCTGTGGGTGATGATCGTCAGCGGCGTGGCCCTCGCCATCACCGGTGACGCGCAGGCCAAGCTCATGTTCGAACAGCAACCGATGAAGATGGCGTCGGCCGAGTCGCTGTGCGAGACCGAAAGCGGTGCAAGCTTTTCCATCCTTGCCATCGGCACCCAGAACAACTGCGAGTCCGTCACGCATCTGATCGAGGTGCCCAAGGCGTTGTCCTTCCTGGCCGACTACGACTTCAACTCCACCCTGCAGGGTGTCGAAGACCTGCAGGCGCAGCACGAGGCGAACTTCGGTCCCGGCAACTACAAGCCGAATCTCTTTGTCACGTACTGGGCGTTCCGTGCCATGATCGGATGGGCCCTCGGCTCGGCGGCGCTGGCTCTTCTCGCGCTCTGGTTCACGCGCGGTGGCCGTATCCCCGACTCGAAGCGCTTCGGGACATTTGCCATCTGGATGATCCCGACCCCGTTCTTGGCCAACAGTTCTGGCTGGATCTTCACCGAGATGGGGCGTCAGCCCTGGATGGTGGCACCCAATCCGACGGGTCTGTCGCAGGTGCACCTGACCGTGCAAGAGGGCGTCAGCCGGCACTCGGGCTACCTCGTCCTCACGTCGTTGATCATCTTCACCCTCCTCTACGGAGTTCTCGGCCTTATCTGGTTCACGTTGTTGCGCAAGTACACCCGCGAGGGTCCACAACCGTCCGACTCCGGGCCCCCGGTCGGTGGGTCGGGCAACGACGGCGACGGCAGTGGTCGCGATGACGACGACGCCGATGACGTCAAACAACTCTCGTTCGCTTACTGA
- the cydB gene encoding cytochrome d ubiquinol oxidase subunit II, producing the protein MSLAEFWFALVGVLFLGYFVLEGFDFGVGMLMPFLGRAKDGVSGDTRRRVMLNTIGPVWDGNEVWLITGGGALFAAFPAWYATMFSTFYLPLLLILVGLITRVVSIEWRGKIDDPRWRRWADVGIGLGSWLPAVLWGVAFANLVRGLPIDGEEQFTGNILDLLSPYALLGGAATALLFITHGAVFLALKTGGDMQRESMRTAAWLAVPTTIVTAVWGVWTQLAYGKGWTWVALAVAAVAVVAATALAWMRREGWAFVATCFAIFGVVVLILGSMFPNVIPSTTDPAFHMTIEGSASSHHTLVVITWAAAFITPVVLAYQGWTYWVFRQRISTSQIPPSIGLALRDRKAAEARR; encoded by the coding sequence ATGAGCCTTGCTGAGTTCTGGTTCGCACTCGTCGGAGTGCTGTTCCTCGGCTACTTCGTACTCGAGGGTTTCGACTTCGGGGTCGGGATGCTCATGCCATTTCTGGGCCGGGCGAAGGACGGGGTGTCCGGGGACACCAGGCGACGGGTCATGCTCAACACCATCGGCCCGGTGTGGGACGGCAACGAGGTGTGGTTGATCACCGGCGGTGGCGCTCTGTTCGCGGCCTTTCCTGCCTGGTACGCAACGATGTTCAGCACCTTCTATCTCCCGTTGCTGCTCATCCTCGTCGGGCTGATCACCCGGGTCGTCTCCATCGAGTGGCGTGGGAAGATCGACGACCCTCGGTGGCGTCGGTGGGCTGACGTCGGTATCGGGCTCGGCTCGTGGCTGCCGGCCGTTCTGTGGGGCGTCGCGTTCGCCAATCTGGTGCGCGGACTTCCCATCGACGGTGAGGAGCAGTTCACCGGCAACATCCTCGACCTGCTGTCTCCGTACGCGCTGCTCGGCGGCGCCGCCACCGCCTTGTTGTTCATCACCCACGGCGCGGTGTTCCTGGCACTCAAGACCGGTGGCGACATGCAGCGTGAATCCATGAGGACCGCAGCCTGGCTCGCCGTTCCGACCACCATCGTCACCGCGGTGTGGGGTGTGTGGACCCAGCTGGCCTACGGCAAGGGATGGACATGGGTGGCGCTGGCGGTTGCCGCGGTGGCCGTCGTCGCCGCCACGGCGCTGGCCTGGATGCGAAGGGAGGGATGGGCATTCGTTGCCACCTGTTTCGCCATCTTCGGTGTGGTGGTCCTGATCCTCGGGTCGATGTTCCCCAACGTCATCCCGTCCACAACCGACCCGGCCTTCCACATGACCATCGAGGGGAGTGCGTCGAGTCATCACACATTGGTGGTGATCACCTGGGCGGCAGCGTTCATCACCCCCGTCGTGCTCGCCTACCAGGGTTGGACGTATTGGGTGTTCCGCCAGCGCATCTCGACATCCCAGATTCCCCCGTCCATCGGGCTGGCACTACGCGATCGAAAAGCTGCCGAGGCACGGAGATGA